Proteins encoded together in one Caminicella sporogenes DSM 14501 window:
- a CDS encoding acyl-CoA thioesterase translates to MYSNDAIIRVRYGETDQMGVVYHANYYTWFEVGRSEFFNSLGYTYKKLEQEGIILPVIESFCQYIKPAKYYDEVIIRTKISYLKGVRIAFSYEIIRKNDNVLLARGKTVHAFVDKNLKPVKIKKANEKVWTLLKNCYQK, encoded by the coding sequence ATGTACTCCAATGATGCTATTATTAGAGTAAGATATGGAGAAACAGACCAAATGGGTGTTGTTTACCATGCTAATTATTATACATGGTTTGAAGTGGGAAGGTCTGAGTTTTTTAATTCTCTTGGATATACTTATAAAAAGCTTGAACAAGAGGGAATAATATTACCTGTTATAGAAAGTTTTTGTCAATATATAAAGCCTGCTAAATATTATGATGAAGTAATAATTAGAACGAAAATATCTTATTTAAAAGGAGTTAGAATTGCTTTTAGTTATGAAATAATACGAAAAAATGATAATGTTCTTTTAGCAAGAGGGAAAACTGTTCATGCATTTGTCGATAAAAATTTAAAACCTGTCAAAATAAAAAAAGCTAATGAAAAAGTTTGGACATTATTAAAAAATTGTTATCAAAAATAA
- a CDS encoding GerMN domain-containing protein, with amino-acid sequence MFKAIFNIFLILIICFSASGIPINDSYFDLPKFNFNTIKNKQNNENNYTYNANIHDKFIYNPTNIEFTMSYGSNKENFNTNNSQIVVEIYKNDNLIKQYKGSKIVKNIYKDKNKVKYILDISMENLNIKSGNYNIKIYSDAEKFSNIPPYKLSATYFSNAKYIGSKNSVDKKHMFITLFFPDKQAMYLVPISRKIPYTRKPIGKTIKNLQLGPKNTLGLSEGSPIPKILWKSIKGTTAIINLPSNADIYGSTGSYIALYSLINSITSIYGVDSIQFLVDGKKRDFFFHGIEIKKPFYPNTLPKAYLTLETDTKKFLLVPVEINKQNIDINDLIINIFNSLQKGYVNDYDMNYLTSTIPSNIRLIDFYIKENILNINFSKEFLNAYENRDDLKKMMIDSILYSFTSLPEVNKVFIKVEGKIINSFGDIDISKPLFPPAFINVEQ; translated from the coding sequence ATGTTCAAAGCCATATTTAATATATTTCTAATCCTCATTATTTGTTTTTCTGCATCAGGTATCCCAATAAACGATTCATATTTTGATTTACCAAAATTTAATTTTAATACAATAAAAAATAAACAAAACAATGAAAATAATTATACATATAATGCAAATATTCATGACAAATTTATATATAATCCAACCAATATAGAGTTTACCATGTCATATGGCTCAAATAAAGAAAATTTTAATACTAATAATTCTCAAATAGTTGTAGAAATATATAAAAACGACAATTTAATAAAACAATATAAAGGCAGTAAAATCGTAAAAAATATCTATAAAGACAAAAACAAAGTAAAATATATTCTAGATATTTCTATGGAAAATTTAAATATTAAGAGTGGAAATTACAATATAAAAATCTATTCTGATGCAGAAAAATTTTCTAATATCCCTCCCTATAAACTTTCAGCTACTTATTTTAGTAATGCTAAATATATAGGCTCAAAAAATAGTGTTGACAAAAAACATATGTTCATTACACTTTTTTTTCCGGACAAACAAGCTATGTATTTAGTACCTATTTCTCGCAAAATTCCATACACTAGAAAACCTATAGGAAAAACTATAAAAAACTTACAGCTAGGTCCTAAAAATACTTTAGGTTTAAGTGAAGGTTCGCCTATACCTAAAATATTATGGAAAAGTATAAAAGGTACAACAGCTATAATTAACTTACCATCAAATGCTGACATATACGGCTCTACAGGAAGTTATATAGCACTATATTCACTAATTAATTCTATTACATCTATATACGGTGTTGACAGCATTCAATTTTTAGTTGATGGTAAAAAAAGAGATTTTTTCTTTCACGGTATAGAAATAAAAAAACCTTTTTATCCCAACACTTTGCCTAAAGCTTATTTAACTCTTGAAACTGATACAAAAAAATTTTTATTAGTCCCTGTTGAAATAAATAAACAAAATATAGATATAAATGATTTAATAATAAATATATTTAATTCTTTACAAAAAGGTTATGTAAATGATTATGACATGAATTATTTAACTTCTACAATTCCTTCAAATATAAGATTAATTGATTTTTACATAAAAGAAAATATTTTAAATATCAATTTTAGTAAAGAATTTTTAAATGCGTATGAAAATAGAGATGATTTAAAAAAGATGATGATTGACAGTATACTCTATTCGTTTACTAGTTTACCTGAGGTAAACAAAGTTTTTATAAAAGTTGAAGGAAAAATCATAAATTCCTTTGGCGATATAGATATTTCTAAACCATTGTTTCCACCAGCTTTTATAAATGTAGAACAGTAA